From a region of the Calypte anna isolate BGI_N300 chromosome 4, bCalAnn1_v1.p, whole genome shotgun sequence genome:
- the TBX22 gene encoding T-box transcription factor TBX22, with amino-acid sequence MALSSRAHAFSVESLVGPSTKRKVPDGREEEPGAGCRQSRRAPEAEKRPKAGAESRAAGVQVELQGSELWRRFHEIGTEMIITKAGRRMFPSVRVKVKGLEPLKQYYIAIDVVPVDSKRYRYVYHSSQWMVAGNTDHSCITPRLYIHPDSPCSGETWMRQIISFDRVKLTNNEMDDKGHIILQSMHKYKPRVHVIAQDSRFDLAQIQSLPAEGVQTFSFQETEFTTVTAYQNQQITKLKIDRNPFAKGFRDPGRNRGVLDGLLETYPWRHPLALDFKAFGADRQGGSSSSSPVTSSGGTPSPLNPLLSPSCSPPTLHLSASSIGVACPEPYLHPLNLPLYYKICPTNFFRQQSLLFPSQEKLGGTNPHLLPHFMVDVPKLSSLGITNLKNAKAEDLTGQCLQVPSPAAPVLYGLHASGNIFPSSPVAREALNCSLHPPYGLYGYNFSLPSRLVSGVSPHSKGGDSTPAALREGRCHHSNWHPTINHCL; translated from the exons ATGGCGCTCAGCTCCCGGGCTCACGCCTTTTCCGTGGAATCCCTGGTGGGACCCTCGACCAAGAGGAAAGTGCCGGATGGTCGCGAAGAGGAGCCCGGGGCCGGCTGCAGGCAGAGCCGCAGAGCCCCGGAGGCGG AGAAGCGGCCCAAGGCGGGTGCGGAGAGCCGGGCGGCGGGGGTGCAggtggagctgcagggctctgaGCTCTGGAGGAGATTCCATGAGATCGGCACCGAGATGATCATCACCAAGGCCGGCAG GAGGATGTTCCCCTCGGTAAGGGTGAAGGTGAAGGGGCTGGAGCCTCTCAAGCAATACTACATCGCCATCGACGTTGTGCCGGTAGACTCCAAGAGATACAG GTACGTCTATCACAGCTCGCAGTGGATGGTGGCGGGGAACACGGATCATTCCTGCATCACCCCCCGGCTCTACATCCACCCCGACTCCCCCTGCTCGGGGGAGACCTGGATGAGGCAAATCATCAGCTTCGACCGGGTGAAGCTCACCAACAACGAGATGGACGACAAGGGGCAC ATCATCCTGCAATCCATGCACAAGTACAAGCCCCGCGTCCACGTTATCGCCCAGGATTCTCGCTTCGATCTAGCGCAGATCCAGTCGCTCCCGGCCGAGGGGGTGCAGACCTTTTCCTTCCAGGAAACCGAATTCACCACCGTGACGGCCTACCAGAACCAGCAG ATCACGAAGCTGAAGATCGACAGGAATCCCTTCGCCAAAGGTTTTCGGGACCCCGGGAGGAACAG GGGGGTTCTGGATGGGCTCCTGGAGACCTACCCGTGGCGGCACCCCCTCGCCCTGGATTTCAAGGCTTTCGGCGCAGATAGACAGG gtgGAAGCTCCAGCTCTTCTCCAGTGACCTCCAGTGGTGGGACCCCCTCTCCTCTCAACCCCCTGCTCTCTCCATCCTGCTCACCTCCAACCCTTCACTTGTCAGCCAGCAGCATCGGCGTGGCGTGCCCCGAGCCCTACCTGCACCCCCTCAACCTGCCCCTCTACTACAAGATTTGTCCCACCAACTTCTTCAGACAACaatccctcctcttccccagccaGGAGAAGCTGGGAGGCACCAACCCACACCTCCTCCCCCACTTCATGGTGGACGTGCCAAAACTCTCTTCCCTGGGCATCACCAACCTGAAGAATGCCAAAGCTGAAGACCTAACTGGGCAGTGTCTGCAAGTCCCCAGTCCTGCTGCCCCAGTGCTGTATGGATTACATGCATCTGGAAACATTTTCCCATCAAGCCCCGTGGCTCGGGAAGCACTTAATTGTTCCCTACATCCCCCCTATGGCTTGTATGGCTACAACTTCTCCCTCCCATCCAGACTGGTGAGTGGGGTGAGCCCCCACTCCAAAGGGGGGGACAGCACCCCAGCTGCTTTGAGGGAGGGCAGATGTCACCACTCGAACTGGCACCCAACCATCAACCATTGCCTGTAG